The following are encoded together in the Coregonus clupeaformis isolate EN_2021a chromosome 24, ASM2061545v1, whole genome shotgun sequence genome:
- the LOC121556768 gene encoding G-protein coupled receptor 183, with product MSWSEGVNSTLNLHSNTTSPLFCTNLYDHRPVARVLMSLHYTLVFILGLLGNALALHIIRPNLAQINSTTLYSANLAASDVLFTLALPLRITYYALGFHWPLGETLCRVTALLFYVNTYAGVNFMTCLAIDRFVAVVLPLRYTRLCRARTVRYVCLGVWVLVLVQTLPLLSMTMTRAEPDGTTTCMEYPNFENGAVEGLPYVLTGAVVMGYGVPVATILCCYLVLLWKLRLAARSGVGGRGHRSLRSQKAMGVIAGVVLVFVVCFSPYHINILQYMIRKMRYTPDCTELQAFQMSLHFTVCLMNLNCCLDPFVYFFACKGYKRRVLKLLRVQVSASFSSVVRIGEDTSFTRGETQDGRSRRRLGSRTASPVALDDATNIITGPETETGARD from the exons ATGTCGTGGTCTGAGGGTGTGAACTCCACCCTGAACCTTCACTCCAACACCACCTCCCCCCTGTTCTGCACCAACCTGTACGACCACCGGCCCGTCGCCCGCGTCCTCATGTCTCTCCACTACACCCTGGTCTTTATACTCGGCCTCCTGGGTAACGCCCTGGCACTACACATCATCAGACCCAACCTGGCCCAGATCAACTCTACCACGCTCTACTCTGCCAACCTGGCCGCCTCCGACGTCCTCTTCACCCTGGCCCTGCCGCTGAGGATAACCTACTACGCTCTAG GTTTCCACTGGCCCCTGGGGGAGACCCTGTGTCGGGTCACTGCCCTTCTGTTCTACGTCAACACCTACGCAGGGGTCAACTTCATGACCTGCCTGGCCATAGACCGCTTCGTAGCCGTGGTTCTCCCTCTACGCTACACCAGGCTCTGCCGGGCCCGGACGGTCCGCTACGTCTGCCTAGGGGTGTGGGTTCTAGTCCTGGTCCAGACGTTACCACTCCTCTCCATGACCATGACCCGGGCCGAGCCGGATGGGACCACCACCTGCATGGAGTACCCCAACTTCGAGAACGGGGCCGTGGAGGGTCTCCCCTACGTCCTCACTGGAGCCGTCGTCATGGGATATGGCGTTCCCGTTGCGACCATCCTGTGTTGCTACTTGGTGTTGCTATGGAAGCTGCGGTTGGCGGCGAGGAGTGGGGTCGGTGGGCGAGGTCACAGGTCATTGAGGAGCCAGAAGGCGATGGGGGTGATAGCAGGGGTGGTGTTGGTGTTTGTAGTGTGTTTCAGTCCCTATCACATCAACATCCTGCAGTATATGATCAGAAAGATGAGATACACACCAGACTGCACTGAGCTTCAGGCCTTTCAG atGTCTCTACACTTCACTGTGTGTCTCATGAACCTCAACTGCTGCCTGGACCCCTTTGTCTATTTCTTCGCCTGTAAGGGCTACAAGAGGAGGGTGTTGAAGTTGTTGAGGGTTCAGGTCAGTGCCTCCTTCTCCAGCGTGGTCCGAATCGGGGAGGACACCTCCTTCACAAGGGGGGAGACCCAGGatgggaggagcaggaggaggctgGGTAGCCGCACAGCTAGTCCTGTTGCTTTAGATGATGCTACCAATATCATTACTGGGCCAGAGACTGAGACAGGAGCCAGAGACTGA
- the ubac2 gene encoding ubiquitin-associated domain-containing protein 2 isoform X2 encodes MLASVQYPLTCLWEDKAPLSKGLLLVLSGLTVVLTLLPQYHHLFTYSLQAITQQQQVWRLVCGRLICLDLKDTFCNSLLIYNFRIFERRFGSRKFASFLFGTWVLTALMDFLLAEAFHYLFDYQVAELPAGLLGPVFSLFVPFYSSIPKVPVTQLLGQISITNKSLVYIVGLQLLTSSPYMWLVALSGLISGKLYHSNALRVQRLLFVPRWLSRVGAFLLEPLFSGLPPPNDTPLGMGATLDIQRQQRMDLHDQQMLLAQFNQARRNHRPPQDGLMNWNRFFPSLRHRGQNLPPEPQPHPSPQQPHPSSPLQPHPSPQQPHPTPQQLHPTAPPLQLAPTAPPLDNTLVAEEQVARLMEMGFSRIDAQDALRASNNDINVATNFLLQHLG; translated from the exons ATGCTAGCTTCTGTTCAATACCCGCTGACATGTCTTTGGGAGG ATAAGGCCCCCCTGTCTAAAGGTCTCCTCCTGGTCCTCAGTGGTCTGACTGTCGTGCTAACCCTCCTGCCCCAGTACCATCACCTGTTCACCTACAGCCTACAGGCCATCACGCAGCAGCAACAg GTATGGCGGTTAGTGTGTGGCAGACTGATCTGTCTGGACCTAAAGGACACCTTCTGCAACAGTCTGCTAATCTACAACTTTCGCATCTTCGAGAGACGGTTTGGCAGCAGAAAGTTTGCT TCCTTCCTGTTTGGGACGTGGGTCCTCACTGCACTGATGGACTTCCTGCTAGCCGAAGCATTTCACTACCTGTTTGACTACCAGGTGGCTGAGCTGCCTGCCGGACT gCTAGGACCAGTGTTCAGCCTGTTTGTACCTTTCTACTCCTCCATCCCCAAAGTTCCAGTCACTCAACTCCTGGGTCAGATCTCCATAACTAACAAGTCCTTGGTTTACATTGTAGGCCTGCAG CTCCTAACCTCCAGTCCATACATGTGGCTCGTTGCTCTTAGTGGACTG ATCTCTGGGAAGCTGTACCACAGTAATGCTCTGAGGGTGCAGCGGCTTCTCTTCGTGCCCCGGTGGCTGTCCCGTGTAGGGGCCTTCCTCCTAGAGCCCCTGTTCTCCGGGCTCCCGCCCCCCAATGACACCCCCCTGGGCATGGGGGCTACGCTGGACATCCAGAGACAGCAGAGAATGGACCTCCATGATCAACAGATGCTGCTGGCCCAGTTCAACCAGGCTAGGAGGAACCACAGACCGCCACAG GATGGCCTAATGAACTGGAACAGATTTTTCCCCTCGCTGAGACACAGAGGACAGAACCTTCCCCCAGAGCCACAACCACACCCCTCTCCACAGCAGCCACACCCCTCTTCACCGCTGCAGCCACATCCCTCTCCACAGCAGCCACACCCCACTCCACAGCAGCTCCACCCCACAGCTCCACCACTGCAGCTGGCGCCCACGGCTCCTCCCTTGGACAACACTCTTGTAGCCGAAGAACAG GTTGCCAGATTGATGGAGATGGGTTTCTCCAGAATAGATGCTCAGGATGCCCTCAGAGCGTCCAACAACGACATCAATGTGGCAACCAACTTTCTGCTGCAGCATTTAGGGTAG
- the ubac2 gene encoding ubiquitin-associated domain-containing protein 2 isoform X3 codes for MFTTTGSRGLDKAPLSKGLLLVLSGLTVVLTLLPQYHHLFTYSLQAITQQQQVWRLVCGRLICLDLKDTFCNSLLIYNFRIFERRFGSRKFASFLFGTWVLTALMDFLLAEAFHYLFDYQVAELPAGLLGPVFSLFVPFYSSIPKVPVTQLLGQISITNKSLVYIVGLQLLTSSPYMWLVALSGLISGKLYHSNALRVQRLLFVPRWLSRVGAFLLEPLFSGLPPPNDTPLGMGATLDIQRQQRMDLHDQQMLLAQFNQARRNHRPPQDGLMNWNRFFPSLRHRGQNLPPEPQPHPSPQQPHPSSPLQPHPSPQQPHPTPQQLHPTAPPLQLAPTAPPLDNTLVAEEQVARLMEMGFSRIDAQDALRASNNDINVATNFLLQHLG; via the exons ATGTTCACGACCACCGGTTCCCGAGGGCTCG ATAAGGCCCCCCTGTCTAAAGGTCTCCTCCTGGTCCTCAGTGGTCTGACTGTCGTGCTAACCCTCCTGCCCCAGTACCATCACCTGTTCACCTACAGCCTACAGGCCATCACGCAGCAGCAACAg GTATGGCGGTTAGTGTGTGGCAGACTGATCTGTCTGGACCTAAAGGACACCTTCTGCAACAGTCTGCTAATCTACAACTTTCGCATCTTCGAGAGACGGTTTGGCAGCAGAAAGTTTGCT TCCTTCCTGTTTGGGACGTGGGTCCTCACTGCACTGATGGACTTCCTGCTAGCCGAAGCATTTCACTACCTGTTTGACTACCAGGTGGCTGAGCTGCCTGCCGGACT gCTAGGACCAGTGTTCAGCCTGTTTGTACCTTTCTACTCCTCCATCCCCAAAGTTCCAGTCACTCAACTCCTGGGTCAGATCTCCATAACTAACAAGTCCTTGGTTTACATTGTAGGCCTGCAG CTCCTAACCTCCAGTCCATACATGTGGCTCGTTGCTCTTAGTGGACTG ATCTCTGGGAAGCTGTACCACAGTAATGCTCTGAGGGTGCAGCGGCTTCTCTTCGTGCCCCGGTGGCTGTCCCGTGTAGGGGCCTTCCTCCTAGAGCCCCTGTTCTCCGGGCTCCCGCCCCCCAATGACACCCCCCTGGGCATGGGGGCTACGCTGGACATCCAGAGACAGCAGAGAATGGACCTCCATGATCAACAGATGCTGCTGGCCCAGTTCAACCAGGCTAGGAGGAACCACAGACCGCCACAG GATGGCCTAATGAACTGGAACAGATTTTTCCCCTCGCTGAGACACAGAGGACAGAACCTTCCCCCAGAGCCACAACCACACCCCTCTCCACAGCAGCCACACCCCTCTTCACCGCTGCAGCCACATCCCTCTCCACAGCAGCCACACCCCACTCCACAGCAGCTCCACCCCACAGCTCCACCACTGCAGCTGGCGCCCACGGCTCCTCCCTTGGACAACACTCTTGTAGCCGAAGAACAG GTTGCCAGATTGATGGAGATGGGTTTCTCCAGAATAGATGCTCAGGATGCCCTCAGAGCGTCCAACAACGACATCAATGTGGCAACCAACTTTCTGCTGCAGCATTTAGGGTAG
- the ubac2 gene encoding ubiquitin-associated domain-containing protein 2 isoform X1, translated as MFTTTGSRGLGRSLIDWLPPPTDKAPLSKGLLLVLSGLTVVLTLLPQYHHLFTYSLQAITQQQQVWRLVCGRLICLDLKDTFCNSLLIYNFRIFERRFGSRKFASFLFGTWVLTALMDFLLAEAFHYLFDYQVAELPAGLLGPVFSLFVPFYSSIPKVPVTQLLGQISITNKSLVYIVGLQLLTSSPYMWLVALSGLISGKLYHSNALRVQRLLFVPRWLSRVGAFLLEPLFSGLPPPNDTPLGMGATLDIQRQQRMDLHDQQMLLAQFNQARRNHRPPQDGLMNWNRFFPSLRHRGQNLPPEPQPHPSPQQPHPSSPLQPHPSPQQPHPTPQQLHPTAPPLQLAPTAPPLDNTLVAEEQVARLMEMGFSRIDAQDALRASNNDINVATNFLLQHLG; from the exons ATGTTCACGACCACCGGTTCCCGAGGGCTCG GTAGGTCGTTGATTGATTGGTTGCCTCCCCCCACAGATAAGGCCCCCCTGTCTAAAGGTCTCCTCCTGGTCCTCAGTGGTCTGACTGTCGTGCTAACCCTCCTGCCCCAGTACCATCACCTGTTCACCTACAGCCTACAGGCCATCACGCAGCAGCAACAg GTATGGCGGTTAGTGTGTGGCAGACTGATCTGTCTGGACCTAAAGGACACCTTCTGCAACAGTCTGCTAATCTACAACTTTCGCATCTTCGAGAGACGGTTTGGCAGCAGAAAGTTTGCT TCCTTCCTGTTTGGGACGTGGGTCCTCACTGCACTGATGGACTTCCTGCTAGCCGAAGCATTTCACTACCTGTTTGACTACCAGGTGGCTGAGCTGCCTGCCGGACT gCTAGGACCAGTGTTCAGCCTGTTTGTACCTTTCTACTCCTCCATCCCCAAAGTTCCAGTCACTCAACTCCTGGGTCAGATCTCCATAACTAACAAGTCCTTGGTTTACATTGTAGGCCTGCAG CTCCTAACCTCCAGTCCATACATGTGGCTCGTTGCTCTTAGTGGACTG ATCTCTGGGAAGCTGTACCACAGTAATGCTCTGAGGGTGCAGCGGCTTCTCTTCGTGCCCCGGTGGCTGTCCCGTGTAGGGGCCTTCCTCCTAGAGCCCCTGTTCTCCGGGCTCCCGCCCCCCAATGACACCCCCCTGGGCATGGGGGCTACGCTGGACATCCAGAGACAGCAGAGAATGGACCTCCATGATCAACAGATGCTGCTGGCCCAGTTCAACCAGGCTAGGAGGAACCACAGACCGCCACAG GATGGCCTAATGAACTGGAACAGATTTTTCCCCTCGCTGAGACACAGAGGACAGAACCTTCCCCCAGAGCCACAACCACACCCCTCTCCACAGCAGCCACACCCCTCTTCACCGCTGCAGCCACATCCCTCTCCACAGCAGCCACACCCCACTCCACAGCAGCTCCACCCCACAGCTCCACCACTGCAGCTGGCGCCCACGGCTCCTCCCTTGGACAACACTCTTGTAGCCGAAGAACAG GTTGCCAGATTGATGGAGATGGGTTTCTCCAGAATAGATGCTCAGGATGCCCTCAGAGCGTCCAACAACGACATCAATGTGGCAACCAACTTTCTGCTGCAGCATTTAGGGTAG